A stretch of Mucilaginibacter terrae DNA encodes these proteins:
- a CDS encoding amidohydrolase, which produces MKKADMILFNGKIHTVDADNPQATAVAIADGKFLAVGDDTTIISQYEAEGVQVIDLKKKRVVPGINDSHTHLIRGGLNYNLELRWDGVPSLADALRMLKEQVDRTPSPQWVRVVGGWSEFQFAERRMPTLEEINAIAPDTPVFILHLYDRALMNGAALRAVGYTKDTPAPPGGHIEKDSNGEPTGLIIATPNAMILYSTLAKGPKLSYEHQVNSTRHFMKELNRFGITSVIDAGGGFQNFPDDYKVVNELNENGQLTVRIAYNLFTQQPKHEFEDFDNWTKSVKLYQGDDMYRHNGAGEMLVFSAADFEDFLQPRPDLPENMEAELERVVRLLVANRWPFRLHATYNRKYYPFFECV; this is translated from the coding sequence ATGAAAAAAGCAGACATGATTTTGTTCAACGGTAAAATACATACTGTTGACGCTGATAATCCGCAAGCCACTGCTGTAGCCATTGCCGATGGTAAGTTTTTAGCCGTAGGTGATGATACAACCATCATTTCGCAATACGAAGCTGAGGGCGTACAGGTAATAGATCTGAAAAAGAAGCGTGTTGTGCCTGGCATTAATGATTCGCATACACACCTTATACGTGGCGGATTAAACTATAACCTTGAGCTACGCTGGGACGGTGTGCCTTCACTGGCCGATGCCCTGCGTATGTTGAAAGAGCAGGTAGATCGTACGCCATCGCCTCAATGGGTGCGTGTGGTGGGTGGATGGAGCGAGTTCCAGTTTGCCGAACGCCGTATGCCAACTCTTGAAGAAATTAATGCCATAGCGCCAGATACCCCCGTATTTATATTACACCTGTACGATCGTGCATTAATGAATGGTGCTGCTTTACGTGCTGTAGGTTATACCAAAGATACACCGGCTCCTCCGGGAGGCCATATTGAAAAGGACAGTAACGGCGAACCTACCGGGTTAATTATAGCCACGCCTAATGCCATGATACTATATTCAACTTTGGCCAAAGGTCCCAAGCTGTCATACGAGCACCAGGTAAACTCAACCCGTCATTTTATGAAGGAGTTGAACCGCTTTGGTATTACCAGCGTAATTGATGCCGGTGGTGGTTTTCAGAATTTTCCGGATGATTATAAGGTGGTGAACGAGCTGAACGAGAACGGACAGCTAACGGTTCGTATTGCGTACAACCTGTTTACCCAGCAGCCTAAACATGAATTTGAAGATTTTGACAACTGGACAAAATCAGTAAAACTGTATCAGGGTGATGATATGTACCGCCACAACGGTGCAGGCGAGATGCTGGTTTTCTCGGCTGCCGATTTTGAGGATTTTCTGCAACCCCGTCCCGACCTGCCCGAAAACATGGAGGCTGAATTGGAACGCGTGGTGCGCCTGCTGGTTGCCAACCGATGGCCGTTCCGTTTACATGCAACCTATAACCGAAAGTATTACCCGTTTTTTGAATGTGTTTGA
- a CDS encoding YoaK family protein: MENQNKIWMVSLLLSAVAGYCDTVTFVSAGSIFSAHVTGNFIVFAYQLIKGSELQAWVKLLTFPVFIISVIVGGRIALKTANPYKLLLVEGMILLLSGLVSVVFLRIPGLNWLSYVVVMMAVFAMGLQNAFGKLYAKETFGPTTMMTGNVTQASLDLGSSIASAFNDNLSKESLRKQGVIIGGFLLGCLAGALTAKMFGLSVLLLPGIGLIVCYLSNGSSK, translated from the coding sequence ATGGAAAATCAAAATAAAATATGGATGGTTTCCTTGCTTTTATCGGCAGTGGCGGGTTATTGTGATACGGTTACATTTGTTTCGGCCGGCTCCATTTTTTCGGCTCATGTTACAGGTAACTTTATTGTATTTGCATACCAGCTTATAAAAGGCAGCGAATTGCAGGCCTGGGTCAAACTGCTTACATTTCCGGTATTTATTATATCGGTAATTGTTGGTGGGCGCATTGCGTTGAAAACGGCTAATCCTTACAAATTACTTTTAGTGGAAGGAATGATACTTTTGCTGAGTGGGCTGGTATCGGTAGTGTTTTTACGTATACCCGGACTTAACTGGCTAAGCTATGTGGTGGTAATGATGGCCGTTTTTGCTATGGGATTGCAAAATGCCTTTGGTAAATTATATGCTAAAGAAACCTTTGGCCCAACTACCATGATGACGGGAAATGTAACCCAGGCATCACTTGATTTAGGCAGTTCAATAGCTTCGGCTTTTAACGATAACTTATCAAAAGAAAGCCTGCGCAAGCAAGGTGTAATTATAGGTGGCTTTTTGTTAGGTTGTTTAGCTGGTGCTTTAACTGCTAAAATGTTTGGATTGAGCGTATTATTATTGCCGGGTATTGGCCTGATTGTTTGCTACCTTAGTAACGGTAGCAGTAAGTAA
- a CDS encoding Dps family protein has translation MKPNIGITPEHLAQVAHSLNSILADEFVLYTKTRNAHWNVEGANFHSNHLFFESQYEQLDEIMDSVAERIRSLGHYAPATLKSFLSLTHLSEVLHENNSGEGFFKELLNDHESLIIRLREQINYFANELKDLGTSDYVTGLMENHEKMAWMLRSHLR, from the coding sequence ATGAAACCTAACATTGGAATTACACCCGAACATCTCGCACAGGTTGCACATTCTTTGAATAGTATCCTGGCAGATGAATTTGTATTGTACACCAAAACCCGAAATGCACACTGGAATGTGGAAGGAGCTAATTTTCACAGTAATCACTTGTTTTTTGAGTCGCAATATGAGCAGTTAGACGAAATTATGGACAGCGTTGCCGAGCGCATTCGTTCATTAGGGCATTATGCTCCTGCAACCCTAAAAAGCTTCTTGTCGCTTACTCACTTATCAGAGGTATTGCATGAAAATAACAGCGGCGAGGGCTTTTTTAAAGAACTACTTAACGATCATGAAAGCCTGATCATTCGTTTGCGCGAACAAATAAATTATTTTGCAAATGAATTGAAAGATTTGGGCACAAGTGACTATGTAACCGGTTTAATGGAAAACCATGAGAAAATGGCCTGGATGCTGCGTTCGCACTTAAGGTAA
- a CDS encoding amidohydrolase family protein codes for MQPITESITRFLNVFEKVNRDIPFDGLPWIFDHAETIDERNIDRVKALGGGIAIQSRMAYQGEYFADRYGAEAAASTPPVKRMLESGVPVGAGSDATRVSSYNPWVSMYWLTAGKTVGGMQIYNAQTQLSRQTALELYTKGSAWFSNEQHKKGQIKAGMLADLTALNSDYFEIADEDVKNIEAELTIVAGKIVYAKGDFSTLAPPTIPILPDWSPTKIYNGYYPGSQLQPADSAQRKLNSSAGERARNQLLMAAQIHQCIGSCNVHAHNHNTARMSNVPVNNYTAFWGALGCSCFAF; via the coding sequence ATGCAACCTATAACCGAAAGTATTACCCGTTTTTTGAATGTGTTTGAGAAGGTAAACCGCGATATTCCGTTTGATGGCCTGCCCTGGATATTTGACCATGCCGAAACTATTGACGAGCGAAATATTGACCGCGTAAAGGCATTGGGCGGCGGTATAGCCATTCAAAGCCGTATGGCTTACCAGGGCGAGTACTTTGCCGACCGCTATGGTGCCGAAGCCGCTGCAAGTACGCCGCCCGTAAAGCGTATGTTAGAAAGCGGTGTTCCTGTGGGTGCTGGTTCGGATGCTACACGGGTGAGCAGTTATAATCCCTGGGTTAGTATGTACTGGCTTACGGCTGGTAAAACAGTAGGGGGGATGCAGATTTACAACGCACAAACCCAACTTAGCCGCCAAACTGCGCTGGAATTGTATACTAAAGGCAGTGCCTGGTTTAGTAATGAACAGCACAAAAAAGGACAAATAAAAGCCGGTATGCTGGCCGATTTAACGGCTTTAAACAGCGACTATTTTGAAATTGCCGACGAAGATGTAAAAAACATCGAAGCCGAATTAACGATAGTTGCCGGTAAAATTGTGTACGCCAAAGGCGATTTTTCAACACTTGCTCCGCCTACTATACCAATTTTGCCCGATTGGTCACCAACTAAAATTTATAATGGCTATTACCCGGGCTCGCAGCTACAGCCTGCTGACTCGGCTCAACGTAAATTAAATTCATCGGCCGGTGAACGTGCCCGTAACCAGTTATTAATGGCAGCTCAAATTCATCAATGTATTGGCAGTTGCAATGTGCACGCGCATAATCATAACACAGCACGTATGAGCAATGTGCCGGTTAACAATTACACCGCATTTTGGGGCGCACTTGGTTGTTCATGTTTTGCCTTTTAA
- a CDS encoding Na+/H+ antiporter, producing the protein MHNSLLQYLILLSAAFLLILLAKRLKIAYPIFLVLAGLGVSNLPGMPVINIEPDLIFLIFLPPLLYEAAWWTSWNEFWKWKRPISLLAFGLVFLTSFVVAYTVSAFIPGFTLATGFLLGGIISPPDAIAAASVLKTIRVPKRILTILEGESLVNDASSLTVFRFALSTVMAGVFSLHEASVSFVSVTIMGIVVGLVVAHVFYLIHRFLPTTASIDSAFSLISPYVMYLGAEHFHYSGVMAVVSGGLFLSYRSHEIFTDGQSRLQTINVWSTISIILNGLVFMMIGLGLPSIVAGLEGYSLMQASVYGLLVSALVIIIRMAWIYPATFIPRWLFKHVRDKEPHPGWKGPFIIGWAGMRGVVSLAAALSLPLTLENGQMLPERNLIIYITFVVILVTLVFQGLTLPFIIKALKIEEMDIAMPLEQQEAEIRVRLTEIALKRLDTEYKADLANNSLLLAVKAEFESDLGHTKQKLVCMECAENGLRELVVYRRVIKDIYKVQRRELYQLRKHKLFSDEAIRKEEMQVDISELRITTLQ; encoded by the coding sequence ATGCATAATTCTTTACTACAATACCTCATTTTACTATCAGCCGCATTTTTGCTCATTTTACTGGCTAAGCGTTTAAAAATTGCCTATCCCATATTTTTAGTTTTGGCCGGCCTTGGCGTTAGCAACTTACCCGGAATGCCCGTTATTAATATTGAGCCCGACTTGATATTCCTGATATTTTTACCCCCGCTGCTTTACGAAGCGGCCTGGTGGACATCATGGAACGAGTTTTGGAAATGGAAGCGACCCATATCCCTGCTTGCATTTGGTTTGGTTTTTCTAACTTCATTTGTAGTTGCTTACACAGTATCGGCATTTATACCCGGGTTTACTTTGGCCACCGGCTTTTTGCTGGGTGGTATTATATCGCCGCCTGATGCTATTGCTGCTGCTTCGGTTTTAAAAACCATACGTGTTCCAAAACGCATTCTGACCATTTTAGAGGGAGAAAGCTTAGTTAATGATGCTTCGAGCTTAACCGTGTTCCGTTTTGCTTTAAGCACAGTTATGGCAGGCGTTTTTTCGTTGCATGAAGCTTCTGTAAGTTTTGTTAGCGTCACAATAATGGGGATAGTAGTGGGTTTGGTAGTTGCACATGTTTTTTACCTTATACACCGCTTTTTACCAACTACAGCCAGTATTGATTCGGCTTTCTCACTTATATCACCTTATGTTATGTACCTGGGGGCTGAGCACTTTCATTACTCGGGTGTTATGGCTGTAGTAAGCGGGGGACTTTTCCTATCCTACCGTTCACACGAAATTTTTACCGATGGTCAAAGCCGCTTGCAAACCATCAATGTATGGTCAACTATATCTATCATTCTCAATGGTTTGGTATTTATGATGATAGGCTTAGGGTTGCCAAGTATTGTTGCCGGCCTGGAAGGTTACTCACTTATGCAGGCTTCGGTGTATGGTTTATTGGTTAGTGCGCTTGTTATCATCATCAGGATGGCTTGGATATATCCGGCCACTTTTATACCCCGCTGGTTATTTAAGCATGTGCGCGATAAAGAACCTCATCCCGGCTGGAAAGGACCTTTTATTATTGGCTGGGCGGGTATGCGTGGGGTGGTATCATTAGCCGCAGCACTTTCTTTACCACTTACACTTGAAAACGGACAAATGCTGCCCGAGCGTAACCTAATTATTTACATCACTTTCGTGGTAATTTTGGTAACACTGGTCTTTCAGGGATTAACGCTTCCCTTTATTATTAAAGCACTTAAAATAGAGGAAATGGATATTGCCATGCCTTTGGAACAACAGGAAGCTGAAATTAGGGTACGTTTAACAGAAATTGCTTTGAAACGTTTAGATACCGAATATAAAGCCGATTTGGCAAATAACAGCCTTTTGTTAGCTGTAAAAGCCGAATTCGAAAGTGATCTCGGTCATACTAAACAAAAACTGGTGTGCATGGAGTGTGCTGAAAATGGACTGCGGGAGTTAGTAGTGTACAGGCGGGTAATAAAAGATATTTACAAGGTTCAACGCCGCGAACTTTACCAGTTACGCAAGCATAAGCTATTCTCTGACGAGGCCATACGCAAAGAAGAAATGCAGGTAGATATATCAGAACTTAGGATTACCACCCTGCAATAA
- a CDS encoding sensor histidine kinase yields the protein MAGYLHSNHLKFAFILLFLIHSVKAIAQVDYKNSLPELYNQLKNTNNDTNTFKLALTICSFYQTNKGIATANVDSAKKYLALAERISQTLSYKGADDATIMRVRLLLRNKGFAAVRTITAKATGAMYCRINIETGRYYLEKGGEDKADLEIAAKHFAIAEAYALQHHMPVLYNTARLYKYPLMCEQRIAPEKCEEEFEHLVALSKSFHNKHIEAQAFYLKALYLEDDSLSKIWFNKTIPLAEATKNIGLAIHIRKEIADRNIRLGNLNEAETELLDVLKRYKLAGYRNLQFTYDLLTAVNITKANFEAAMRYGLQTIRYADSTGTESSLNIFQFRLANICRDMGLKKESLKWSRACLNSTIRLENRFPYLVYRELATDMIKEGKAEQVLQVLAYNEKKYPPEYQGKFFLPLLRADCYTALNKPRLAEQNYLKTLRLFEGNNMRTSYYYLCCKSLAQFYINQKLYAKAEPLLHAILNKPYPVFSMNDLASAHLLQFKLDSAKGYYPLAIKHLKRSKAITDSIFNFERLKQSEQLQLQFDMSQREHENLTLRSKNSLQQSELEKEALSRKLISLALCGSVIITALMLYLYRAKQKSNNLLKTTQDEINVKNDRLNQLLVEKEWLMKEIHHRVKNNLQIISSLLNTQSSYLNDEEALSAIRDSQNRMQAISIVHQKLYQSDDISTISFAKYLRELSRSIQDSFNVAANIRFVFDVKDTKLNTADTVPLGLILNEAITNSIKYAFKNQSNGTITISALDTANGYFQLLIQDNGKGLPEGFDIDHCTTLGMNLMKGLTEQLNGEFKIHSKEGVTITVTFKPSAVELTI from the coding sequence ATGGCCGGCTATTTACACAGCAATCATTTAAAATTTGCTTTTATATTACTGTTTTTAATTCACAGTGTTAAGGCCATTGCCCAGGTTGATTACAAAAACTCATTGCCTGAACTCTACAATCAATTAAAAAATACCAATAACGATACCAATACATTTAAGCTGGCCCTCACCATTTGCAGCTTTTACCAAACCAATAAAGGTATTGCAACAGCAAATGTTGATTCGGCAAAAAAATACCTTGCCTTAGCCGAACGTATTAGCCAAACACTTAGCTATAAAGGTGCGGATGATGCTACAATTATGCGAGTGCGCTTATTGCTGCGAAACAAGGGGTTTGCAGCCGTGCGTACAATAACGGCAAAAGCCACAGGAGCAATGTATTGCCGCATTAATATTGAAACCGGCCGGTATTACCTCGAAAAAGGAGGTGAAGACAAAGCCGACCTTGAAATAGCGGCTAAACACTTTGCTATTGCCGAAGCCTATGCATTGCAACATCATATGCCGGTATTATATAACACGGCACGCTTATATAAATACCCACTGATGTGCGAACAGCGTATTGCGCCTGAAAAATGTGAAGAAGAGTTTGAACACCTCGTTGCACTCTCTAAAAGCTTTCACAATAAGCATATCGAAGCGCAGGCATTTTATCTTAAAGCTCTTTACCTTGAAGATGATAGCCTTTCAAAAATATGGTTTAATAAGACAATACCTTTAGCCGAAGCCACTAAAAATATTGGTTTGGCAATACATATACGTAAAGAAATTGCCGATCGGAATATTCGGCTGGGTAATCTTAACGAGGCCGAAACAGAGCTATTAGATGTCCTAAAGCGCTATAAGTTGGCAGGATACCGCAATCTGCAGTTTACTTATGATTTGCTAACAGCAGTTAACATAACCAAAGCTAATTTTGAGGCAGCCATGCGATACGGTTTACAAACCATTCGGTACGCCGACTCAACAGGTACAGAAAGCAGCTTGAATATTTTTCAGTTCAGGCTGGCCAATATTTGCCGCGATATGGGGCTTAAGAAGGAAAGCCTGAAATGGAGCCGTGCATGCCTAAATAGCACCATTAGGCTCGAAAACAGGTTTCCGTACCTTGTATACCGCGAGTTGGCTACCGATATGATTAAAGAAGGCAAAGCTGAACAAGTGTTACAGGTTTTGGCCTACAACGAAAAGAAATATCCTCCTGAATATCAAGGCAAATTTTTTCTTCCCCTACTTAGGGCCGATTGTTACACGGCTCTTAATAAACCCCGCCTTGCCGAGCAAAATTATCTTAAAACACTCCGTTTATTTGAAGGCAATAACATGCGAACCAGTTATTATTATTTATGCTGTAAAAGCCTGGCGCAGTTTTATATTAACCAAAAGCTTTATGCCAAAGCTGAACCATTGTTACATGCTATTTTAAACAAGCCCTATCCGGTATTTTCAATGAATGATTTGGCCTCGGCACATTTGCTGCAGTTTAAGCTTGATTCGGCAAAAGGTTATTATCCTTTGGCAATAAAACACTTAAAAAGATCAAAGGCAATCACCGATTCTATTTTTAATTTTGAAAGGTTAAAGCAATCAGAGCAATTGCAGCTTCAGTTTGATATGTCGCAACGCGAGCATGAAAACCTTACTCTGCGCAGTAAAAATAGTCTCCAACAAAGCGAGTTAGAAAAAGAAGCTCTTAGTCGCAAACTCATCTCACTCGCTTTGTGTGGTTCGGTTATTATAACAGCGCTTATGCTTTATTTGTATAGGGCCAAGCAAAAAAGCAACAATTTGCTTAAAACAACGCAAGATGAAATTAATGTTAAAAACGACCGGCTAAACCAGCTATTAGTTGAAAAGGAATGGCTGATGAAAGAGATACATCACCGTGTTAAAAACAACCTGCAAATTATATCCAGTTTGCTTAACACGCAATCATCTTACTTAAATGATGAAGAGGCTTTGTCAGCCATACGCGATAGCCAGAACAGGATGCAGGCCATATCAATAGTACATCAAAAATTATATCAGTCTGATGATATATCAACTATAAGCTTTGCAAAATACCTTCGCGAACTCTCCCGCAGCATTCAGGACTCGTTTAACGTAGCTGCAAACATCAGGTTTGTTTTCGATGTAAAAGACACTAAACTTAACACTGCCGATACTGTACCATTAGGCTTAATACTTAACGAAGCTATAACCAACAGCATTAAATATGCTTTTAAAAACCAAAGCAATGGCACCATCACCATTTCAGCACTTGATACGGCCAACGGATATTTTCAACTTTTAATTCAGGATAACGGTAAAGGATTGCCTGAAGGCTTTGATATTGACCACTGTACCACCTTGGGCATGAACCTGATGAAAGGCCTTACCGAACAACTGAATGGTGAGTTTAAAATACACTCCAAAGAGGGTGTTACAATTACAGTCACATTCAAACCATCGGCCGTTGAATTAACTATTTGA
- a CDS encoding DoxX family protein: protein MNFNEIVTLVLHSDLGSTVNNWAMLLFRCLLALELFRVHGLKKFKLQNGEKEHVPNPLGLPDKLNGVIATFSDTVVPFLVMLGVATRLVILPVIGVTAIGYFVVHRKDSIEVRDVPYMYTLCFLFLLVTGAGTLSIDHYLLNHFFTF, encoded by the coding sequence ATGAATTTTAACGAAATCGTAACTCTGGTGCTACACTCCGATTTGGGCAGCACTGTAAATAACTGGGCTATGCTGCTGTTCCGCTGTCTGCTGGCGCTCGAGCTTTTTAGAGTGCACGGCCTTAAAAAGTTTAAGCTACAAAATGGCGAAAAGGAACATGTACCCAACCCATTGGGTTTACCCGATAAACTGAATGGGGTAATTGCCACATTCTCAGACACGGTTGTGCCATTTTTGGTAATGCTGGGCGTTGCCACAAGGTTGGTTATACTACCCGTTATTGGAGTTACCGCCATTGGTTACTTTGTGGTTCATCGTAAAGATTCGATTGAAGTACGCGATGTTCCTTATATGTACACCCTGTGTTTCCTCTTTTTACTGGTTACCGGGGCCGGGACTTTATCTATCGACCATTATTTATTAAATCACTTTTTCACCTTTTAA
- a CDS encoding sigma 54-interacting response regulator, with amino-acid sequence MKENILIVEDEFIVANDLRIMLQKAGYTVCGIAPSVAKALELLKAKQPEWVLLDIFLQGTKTGIDLAGQLTCMGIPFIYISANTNQAILEAARATEPYGFLVKPFREKDLLVMLDIAMYRHSQSKKFSRYASLTLLQQVEQIAAKAESKNEKLKQMATMLQGVVPFDCMSIAKNDGANTEPFYLSKNALNIFQPFAHNELLEITGVSQRDYRSWKPIGNEMKDQFFSNFEFRRLKMDSPWLKVFGDHFTYQSALSIDVADEDGYTYRLTFFSKEADGYNNLQLDLLQRNQDALQSFINNIVKKKDEGIIAPRVIKASPAVTNFTSTDINFNGIIGESKLLKAVFDKVNIVAADDASVIITGESGTGKERIAQIIHKLSPRKSKPLIIVNCAALPINLIESELFGHERGAFTGATDKRTGKFEQADGGTIFLDEIGELPLEAQVKLLRVLQEREIERLGGNGTRKVNVRVIAATNRNLEKEVAEGRFRLDLYYRLNVFPINLPALRQRKEDIPLLANYFLDRFAKKTGRVVTGFSEEAMQALLDYDWPGNIRELEHLVERSLLLSTDEIITQIDIPQGHIAGSGDVEGGFKVRTLEEMEREHILNILKLCKGKIFGTGGAAEMLNIPSTTLNSKIKKLGIKYEYVK; translated from the coding sequence ATGAAAGAGAATATTTTAATTGTTGAAGACGAGTTTATTGTAGCGAATGATTTGCGCATTATGCTGCAAAAAGCAGGATATACGGTATGTGGCATTGCCCCATCAGTAGCCAAGGCATTGGAGTTGCTTAAGGCCAAACAGCCGGAATGGGTTTTGCTCGATATATTTTTACAGGGTACTAAAACGGGTATTGATCTGGCCGGGCAACTTACCTGCATGGGTATTCCGTTCATTTATATATCGGCTAACACCAATCAGGCTATATTGGAAGCTGCCAGGGCTACCGAACCATATGGTTTTTTGGTGAAGCCCTTTCGTGAGAAAGATTTGCTGGTAATGCTGGATATTGCTATGTACAGGCATTCGCAAAGTAAAAAGTTCAGTAGATATGCATCGCTAACTTTATTGCAACAGGTTGAGCAAATTGCCGCCAAAGCCGAATCGAAGAATGAGAAATTAAAGCAGATGGCTACCATGCTGCAAGGCGTTGTTCCTTTCGATTGTATGAGCATTGCCAAAAATGATGGTGCGAATACCGAACCGTTCTATTTATCGAAAAATGCGTTGAATATTTTTCAACCCTTTGCACATAACGAATTGCTGGAGATAACCGGAGTTTCGCAGCGCGATTATCGCTCATGGAAGCCTATAGGTAATGAAATGAAAGATCAGTTTTTCAGTAATTTTGAATTTCGAAGATTAAAAATGGATAGTCCGTGGCTAAAAGTTTTTGGCGATCATTTTACCTACCAATCGGCTTTAAGTATTGATGTAGCCGATGAAGACGGATATACTTACCGGCTTACTTTTTTTAGCAAAGAGGCAGATGGTTACAACAACTTACAACTCGATTTGCTCCAAAGAAACCAGGATGCGCTCCAAAGCTTCATCAATAATATTGTAAAGAAGAAGGATGAAGGTATTATTGCTCCACGTGTAATAAAGGCAAGCCCGGCCGTTACCAATTTTACCTCAACGGATATAAACTTTAATGGAATTATAGGCGAAAGCAAGTTACTAAAAGCCGTTTTTGATAAGGTGAACATTGTGGCAGCCGATGATGCTTCGGTAATAATTACCGGCGAGAGTGGAACGGGTAAAGAGCGGATAGCACAAATTATTCATAAACTATCGCCCCGTAAAAGCAAGCCGCTGATTATTGTAAATTGCGCAGCTTTACCCATCAACCTCATTGAAAGCGAACTCTTTGGCCATGAAAGGGGGGCGTTTACCGGCGCAACTGATAAACGTACCGGCAAGTTTGAACAGGCAGATGGCGGAACTATATTTTTAGATGAGATCGGCGAACTGCCTTTAGAGGCCCAGGTAAAACTATTAAGAGTTTTACAGGAGCGGGAAATTGAACGTTTAGGCGGAAATGGAACACGAAAAGTAAACGTGCGTGTTATTGCCGCTACCAATCGTAATTTAGAGAAGGAAGTTGCCGAAGGCCGTTTCAGGCTCGATTTGTATTACCGGTTGAATGTTTTCCCTATAAACTTACCTGCTTTGCGCCAGCGTAAAGAGGATATTCCGTTATTGGCGAATTACTTTTTGGATAGGTTTGCGAAAAAGACCGGCCGGGTTGTCACTGGTTTTAGCGAAGAGGCCATGCAGGCATTGCTTGACTATGACTGGCCGGGAAACATACGCGAGTTGGAACACCTGGTAGAGCGTAGCCTACTGTTAAGTACTGATGAAATAATTACACAAATTGATATTCCGCAAGGCCATATTGCAGGTTCAGGTGATGTTGAAGGCGGTTTTAAAGTGCGTACGCTCGAAGAAATGGAGCGCGAACATATCCTCAATATTTTAAAATTATGCAAAGGCAAAATATTCGGCACTGGCGGCGCTGCCGAAATGCTGAACATTCCATCAACAACGCTAAATTCCAAAATTAAAAAATTAGGTATTAAGTATGAGTACGTAAAATGA
- a CDS encoding DUF1622 domain-containing protein: protein MNIELSISTLVHALRLAVEIMGAVTIAAGSVSAFIKFCVALVKNRHADFNTVRLTLARYLALALEFQLGADIISTAIAPGWEEIGKLGAIAIIRTGLNYFLTKELAEEKAASHLKS from the coding sequence ATGAATATAGAACTTTCCATATCAACACTGGTACATGCCCTGCGTTTAGCAGTTGAAATTATGGGCGCCGTGACCATAGCAGCAGGATCGGTTTCGGCTTTTATAAAGTTTTGTGTTGCATTGGTAAAAAACCGTCATGCCGATTTTAATACTGTCAGGCTTACCCTTGCCCGTTATCTTGCCCTTGCCCTGGAGTTTCAGTTAGGAGCCGATATTATATCAACGGCTATAGCGCCCGGTTGGGAAGAAATTGGCAAACTGGGGGCTATAGCGATTATACGTACCGGCTTAAATTACTTTTTAACCAAAGAACTTGCCGAAGAAAAGGCTGCTTCGCATCTCAAAAGTTAA